The following is a genomic window from Benincasa hispida cultivar B227 chromosome 7, ASM972705v1, whole genome shotgun sequence.
TTTCAGGATTTTGAGCTTTGAGTCTTCTGATTTCATCCCTGTCCCAAACAGAAACAGATTAGATTGAGAACTTCTTTTTAGAAGAAACACTCCTAAAAGTGCTTCTTGAAGTATTTTCACTCAAAAGTAATCTCTTAAAGAATCATCAGACTCATTAAAAGAACAGTATGAAGTATGAAACTTTGATATCTTACTTGATGAAACAGTTGTATGCTGATGGAGCACGCTGTCTTTTCTCAGGAGCTTCAAATGATAATtcaatgaaacaaaatttacaaagttaAAACTTTTCATATTTGATCATTTTATTGTTGCAAGTCTAATTGCTTGCTAATGTTCTTACGCTTGTTTACAAAAGGAGGTGTCACAGGAATCAAGCCTTCTTCAACTTCATACTcagaaaatttcaattttgatctTTTGAAACTGTCAAAGAACTTCCCCGAATTCATTTCTCTACAAGCTTCTTTAGGCTGAAAGAACAAAGGGAagcaaaacaaaagaaaatttttaacttTAACAGCAAAGAAAATAATGAACATTGAATCAGAATTCAAGAAGAgagaatggaaagaaaaaatcTCCAAATACCACATTGCAAGATAAAGAAGACAGAAAATGAAGAGGAACCAAATTGGCTTTCATCATGTTAACAGAAAGGAGGCTCGAGCAGTGGCCACACGTCACAGTCACCGCCGTCGACAAGCTGCTACACGGAACGCTAACCTACGTTTGAAGGCGAAAGTAAAGACCAAAAAACATGGAGAATCATTCACATGGATTGAAAGTCAATAACAATGAGAAGAACACAACTTACCAACAAAATGGTGGTACAGATTCCACATTGCACATAACAAATCTTTTCAGGCAATTCAAAGAGATTGTTCATTGTTTTAttgtaacaaaaaacaaacaaatcacAGTGTGTTTGTAGGGTTGAAGGATAGAGAAGAGATGTAAGAAAGCAAAGTCCAAATTTATAGCAGATATGTTGTGAGATTGAAATGTTATGAAGGAGTTTGGCATTAAAGTTTAAATGTAAGGAGTTGTTAAATGCTGAAAAAAACTTGGGAAGAG
Proteins encoded in this region:
- the LOC120082060 gene encoding axial regulator YABBY 4 isoform X1; this encodes MVWGVIIYFCSIHRHTCILSRLLTETDVVNAQSVSVPCSSLSTAVTVTCGHCSSLLSVNMMKANLVPLHFLSSLSCNVPKEACREMNSGKFFDSFKRSKLKFSEYEVEEGLIPVTPPFVNKPPEKRQRAPSAYNCFIKDEIRRLKAQNPEMTHKEAFRTAAKNWANFPPIHEKEDTMGCNEENGTWNTQIPEVHKDGKCFPRHSFLT
- the LOC120082060 gene encoding axial regulator YABBY 4 isoform X2 produces the protein MNNLFELPEKICYVQCGICTTILLVSVPCSSLSTAVTVTCGHCSSLLSVNMMKANLVPLHFLSSLSCNVPKEACREMNSGKFFDSFKRSKLKFSEYEVEEGLIPVTPPFVNKPPEKRQRAPSAYNCFIKDEIRRLKAQNPEMTHKEAFRTAAKNWANFPPIHEKEDTMGCNEENGTWNTQIPEVHKDGKCFPRHSFLT